From the genome of Malus domestica chromosome 04, GDT2T_hap1, one region includes:
- the LOC103432782 gene encoding taxadien-5-alpha-ol O-acetyltransferase → MEMSKGANDLLPEIHIQSVQTVTPTKVTDPRQVRQVSAVDPIGFGIFRKCLHILLYHAKATEDGARWFHVGWLRESLARALLEQPLIAGRFRQAFDRQNEEGNQLEIVSNDSGVRLFQTSIPITLSEFLDLKGSRDGEDAEAKLVFWKDIDEQNPQYSPLVYVQVTKFQCGGCSVGISCSILLADILLKENFLKKWAKIHNNLLSKDDLPAAPMYYIPDIMKSTGCSPTSIFSSNPSNKCGQTVIFTISAETVNPLKDDALQLCVEEAENKYGNNMAPNFPMFLKTNYRNAIKVEKFPKDGLIKPKRLGSRSQLSRAVWDDFGANEIEFREGNKPEYVSYWVGFVSGGLVMAMPSADRRGSLNEVKVVIVTVPIEKEV, encoded by the exons ATGGAAATGTCTAAAGGCGCCAATGATCTCCTCCCAGAAATTCACATTCAGTCTGTGCAGACCGTGACACCAACGAAGGTAACCGATCCACGGCAAGTGCGCCAAGTGTCAGCGGTAGATCCTATAGGTTTTGGAATATTCCGGAAGTGTCTTCACATCCTTCTTTACCACGCAAAGGCAACCGAGGACGGTGCTCGTTGGTTTCACGTTGGATGGCTCAGGGAGTCTCTAGCAAGGGCCTTGCTGGAGCAACCGTTAATAGCAGGGCGATTTCGACAAGCTTTTGATCGTCAGAATGAGGAAGGAAATCAACTGGAGATTGTGTCAAATGATAGTGGCGTTAGACTTTTTCAGACAAGCATCCCGATAACATTGTCTGAGTTTCTTGATTTGAAGGGCAGCAGAGACGGAGAGGATGCGGAAGCTAAGCTTGTGTTTTGGAAAGATATTGATGAACAAAATCCTCAGTACTCTCCACTTGTTTATGTTCAG GTGACCAAATTCCAATGTGGAGGATGCTCAGTTGGAATTAGTTGCAGCATTCTTCTGGCAGATATTTTGTTGAAGGAAAACTTCTTAAAGAAATGGGCTAAAATTCACAACAATCTGCTTTCAAAAGATGATCTACCTGCAGCACCAATGTATTATATACCTGATATTATGAAATCTACTGGTTGCTCCCCCACCAGCATATTTAGCTCTAATCCTAGCAACAAATGTGGCCAAACTGTTATTTTCACTATCTCTGCGGAGACTGTAAATCCATTGAAGGATGATGCATTGCAGCTTTGTGTTGAAGAAGCAGAGAACAAATACGGTAACAATATGGCTCCCAACTTTCCCATGTTTTTGAAGACCAACTACCGCAATGCAATCAAGGTTGAGAAGTTTCCAAAAGATGGACTTATTAAGCCGAAACGGCTAGGTAGTCGGAGTCAGCTTTCTAGAGCAGTGTGGGATGATTTTGGAGCAAATGAGATCGAATTTCGCGAAGGGAATAAGCCGGAATATGTTTCATATTGGGTTGGATTCGTTTCTGGTGGACTTGTCATGGCAATGCCATCGGCTGATCGAAGGGGCTCTCTCAATGAAGTGAAAGTAGTGATTGTCACAGTTCCTATTGAGAAGGAAGTTTAG